TTTTGCGCCCAATGACCTTTAATATCATCAAAAGTTGTAGACTTTTGGGCTGAAACAGGATAAATTAAAGGTAAAGATTTCTGAGTTAAGATAATTCCTAAAACAACAACAATAAATAATTTAAACTGAGGAAGGAAGGATTTTCTTTTCATATTACTCCTAATTTAAACAAATTGATTAACAGCACCCACACTAGGCAAGGTTGTATCTAAACCAGGGACTCCTACCAGTATAAGGTTAGCAACACTGGCAACGGATGCTCCAAAATTCAAGTCTGTATCGGCATTATCCGTAACCGGACTTAAATAGGTTTGAACTAAATTTCCGGTTCTTAATTCATAGCGGAATGTTCCTCCTAAATTCGCTAATCCATAGCCGGGAGAACCGACTAAAACATCATTTCCTATCAAGGCTATGGCTTGACCAAATTGATTATAATCCTCCATTTTAGGTGCATTATAGGTTTGCAAAACTGCCCCAGTAATGCCATCCAATAAAAACGCTGTTCCTGTGTCTATTCCTCCTGAATCATCTCCGGGTGCACCGATTAAAATATCTCGACCAATTCCCGACCAGGCGACGGAATAACCAAAATTATCTAACCCAGGGATCGGATTTTTAAATGTTTGTAAAAGTTGCCCAGTAACGCTATCAAAAATATAGGCTTCACCGGGTTGTTGTCCTCCTCCTGGGGTTAAACTAGCAGGAGCACCAATTAATATTCTATCTCCGCCAACCGCAGCGACAGAAGCCCCAAAAAAGTCATTAGCTTGAGGGTTGGGATTCAAAAAGGTTTGTAACAATTGACCCGTATTTCCATCAAATAAATAGGCGGTTCCTCCTGCGGGTGCTAAGGTGGAATCATTGGGAGCACCGACAATAATATTATTACCTAAAGTGGCAACGGAATAGCCAAATAAATCAAAGACATCTGGGGTAGGATTATTTACGAGTAAATAGGGCGTTCCTGTGGCGGTACTAAACACATAAACCGCCCCGGAATTAGGTGCTAAACTACTATCTTGAGGCGCACCAATAATAACATTATCTCCTACAATTGTCGCAATAGATTGACCAAAGGCTGAATTTCCAGCACTGGGGGAAGGGTTACGAAAGGTTAATGTGGGTTGTTGAGTGGTGAGATTGAATAAATAAGCAATTCCTTGGTTATTAGTTTGACCGGGTGCACCGACCCCTACAAAATTATTAGCAACGGGTGATAATGCTGAACCAAATTGAGCAGAAGCTTCAGGAATGGGATTGATTAAAGTTCCGACGGCTGAAGGAGGAATTTCATCATCAATAATATCTAAAGTTGCTTGATTAGGTGTTCCCAGTTGGGCAAAGTTTGTGGGGTTTTCTAAGGTTAAAAAAACATTAGCAGCATAATTAGGAACATTATCATTAACAATCGGAATATTAATGATTTTAGGGGTATTATCCCCATTGCCAAAATTAACAACAATGGGGTTTGTATTAATTTGATTCCCTCCAGGCGTTAAGGGCGTAGGAACCGGAACCACAGTAACGCTAATTTCCCCATCATTTCCACTATTCCTAACCACCGTAATTGGATTAATTGGAGTCCCATTTTCATTAACAGCAAATTGATCTGAACTAAATTCTACAACCCCAGGAATAATAAAGTTAGAACGATTAATTTGATCGGGTTTAATTCCTTGTAATACCGCAACAATACCCCCAGATTGTGCTTCTAAAATGGTGCTATTTTCGGTTCTAGGATCGGGTTTGCTAGTTAAATTTTCAAACCCTAAATCACCCGTTAAAAAAATAATATCTTCTCCGGGTTTATAATCTACAATTGTCTCCGATGATTCGGGGTTACTCCCTAATTGACGACTATCTAAAACAAAAATATCTTTGCCATCTCCGCCAATTAAAGTATCAATTCCTTCATCCCCAGACAGGCGATCATCTCCGTCATCTCCGCTCAGTTGATCATTCCCTTGACCCCCAAATAAAGTATCATTTTCACTCCCCCCGGATACCTGATCATCTCCAACATTTCCCTCCACTAAATCATTCCCTACATCCCCTCGAACCTGATCATTTCCATTCCCTCCAGAAACCGTATCATCCCCATCTTCTGCACCGATAAAATCATCGCCATCATTGCCTTCAACAAGATCATTTTCTAACCCCGATCTTAATTCATCATTGCCTTGACCTCCGAATATTAAATCCTTGCCTTGATTCTCTCGAATTTGATCATCTCCTGACCCGGCATAAATCGTATCATCTCCTTCAATTCCTGATAATTCAGAGGGATTATCAGGATTTACAAATCCAATAAATTGATCATTTCCTGCTTCTCCAAATAGCAGATCATTACCTGCATCTCCTGAAATTTGATCGTTTCCTTGACCCCCAAAAAGAGTATCATTTCCTCCTTCTCCAAATAGTTGATCATTCTCTAAATTCCCATAAATCAGTTCAGGATCAGATGAACCGCGAACCGTGTCATCTCCTCCTAATAAAAAAGCACCTAATGGAAATACCGCCAATTCTCCGGGAAAGAATTTCACGTTTTCGGCGGTATTGTCTCCGACTAAGCGAAGTTGACCTGTGGTGGGATCGGTTTCTGGTTTTAGCACCATGATATCATTGGGTAAACTAAATTAAAACGCTAACATTGCTAATCATATCATCGGTTTTGCAGACTGCCAAAATTTAGAAATCGTTACAAACCGATAGTTTTGTTCTAACAGTTTAGGAATAATTTCTTGTACTGTTTTTGCAACATCTTTTCCTCCAAAATACCCATCATGGAGGACAATAATTGACCCATTTTGGGTTTGTTTAATCACACGTTGGGTAACAACATTAACCCCAGGATGTAACCAATCTTCCGGTACAACACTCCACATCACCGGACGATATCCCCAAGCGGTTAATAACTCTAAAGTTTGAGGTAAAAAAAAGCCATTGGGAGGACGCACATCTAATATTAATTCTGGTTCAAGATGGCAGGCTTTAAAAATAGCAGTTTGGGTTTTTTCTAAACTTTGTTTTAATTCTATTTCACTTAAAAAAGGAAAAGATTGATGTTGATAACCATGTAATCCAATCCAATGACCGCGTTGATAAACGGCTTGGGCAATTTCAGGATATTGTTCTACCCATTGTCCTAACCAAAAGAAACTGGCTGTAATTTGAAACTGATCTAAAACCTTTAATAACTCTAAAGTATACTCTGGGTGCGGCCCATCATCAAAGGTTAAAGCAATTTCAGGTTGAGATAAGTTTCCTCTCCATAAACAACGGGGAAAACTGGGGGTTAAAATCGAATGTAAATAGGGAAAAAAAGGGGCTAATTGCAGTTTAAAACGAAATGGAGTATTCATTAAAATTTCAGTTCACAAAACTTTGCATAAAACGGTTATAATCTAACTCAAAAAACTGTACCATATTAATCATCAATTTATCGGTGAAATCCCACTATGAAAAAATATGTTTGTACCGTTTGTGGCTATACCTACGATCCTGAGTACGGTGATCCCGATGGGGGGATTGATCCAGGTACACCGTTTGAAGAAATCTCCGAAGATTGGATTTGTCCGCTTTGCCAAGCTGAAAAAAAAGATTTTGAAGTATTAGAAGAATAGAGGGTTAATTTGTCTAGTATACATCCGTTAAAAGTGATTGTAATTGGGGGTGGGGCGGCGGGTTTTTTTGGGGCAATTACTTGTGCAAGTCATCACCCCCATACTCAAGTAATTTTACTCGAAGCCGGACAGCAACCCCTGGCTAAAGTGAGAATTTCTGGCGGGGGACGGTGTAATGTCACCCATGCTTGTTTTGAACCGACTCAATTTGTGCAGAATTACCCCAGGGGAAGTAAAGCGTTACGCGGCGCTTTTAGTCGATTTCAAGCTAAAAATACCGTTGAATGGTTTACTCGTCAGGGGGTGCAATTAAAAACAGAATCCGATGGGAGAATGTTCCCGACAACCGATGATTCTGCGACGATTGTTAATTGTTTAATTCGGGTTGCAGAACAAGCCGGAGTTAGAATTAAAACTCAAGTTCCAGTTGCTTCTATTTCCTATAACAATTCTAACCCTTATCCCTTTAAAATTCAACTGAAAACAGGGGAATTTTTAGAAAGCGATCGCGTTTTATTGGCGACGGGAAATCACCCCTCTGGTTATCGATTTGTCCAAGCTTTAGGACATACGATTATTCCCCCGGTTCCCTCTTTATTTACCTTTAATTTGAAAGATCAACGGCTGCAAGATTTAGCGGGAGTTTCTGTTAGTTCAGTTCAGGTTAAACTTCCTGAAGCTAAACTGGAACAAACGGGGCCTTTATTAATTACCCATTGGGGATTAAGTGGGCCAGCAATTCTAAAATTATCCGCTTGGGGGGCCAGAGTTTTATATGATTGTGGTTATAAATCTCCTCTACAAATTAATTGGCTTCCTCAAGAACATCCTGAACAATTAAAAGAAAAATTATTAACCCTTAAATCCGAATTTCCTAAACGGTTAATTTCAGCAAATTGTCCTGTTGATTTACCGCGTCGGTTGTGGAAACAATTAGTTAATTATATTGGTATTGATGAAGAAAAACGCTGGTCAGAAATTTCTAATAAATCTCTCAATCAACTGATTCAAGAGTTAACTCAAGGCAGTTATAATATTACTGGAAAAGGTGTTTTTAAAGAAGAATTTGTCACCTGTGGGGGTGTAAACTTAAAAGAAGTTGATTTTAAAACAATGGAAAGTCGTTGTTGTCCAGGGTTATATTTAGCCGGAGAACTCTTAGATATTGATGGGATCACCGGAGGATTTAACTTTCAAAGTGCTTGGACAACCGGATGGTTAGCCGGACAATCTATAGGTAAATAGGTTGTAATATTTTATCGTAGGGGTGGCGTCCCTCCCAACCCAGGCGCAAAGAGGGTTTGGAAACCAAACCCCTACAGAACTTTTTCATAAATCCTACACGGATTGCTATATCTGTCCATTAAAAATTTAGGTATTAGGACTAGGTTAAGCTCATCCTAGATTAAATTTGAGGCTTTCCATCCTGCTTTTCTGGAAGATTTGGAGAGGAATTGAAGGTTTTTAACTGATAACCTTGTTTTTCCATTGTCTCTACAAAATGAGTGGGATCAAGATCCTCTTTAACAGGTAATACTTCAGGAGGATTGTGTTTTAAATCTTGTCGTTTTTGTTTGAGTTTAGATTGTTTTCCCATCGGTTGATCTCCTTAAAATTTTTATTGATTTGACTTTAGATTAGCCTGTTTTTGACGTTTTATTCTGCGGTCAAGAACTTTCAAAATCAACAGGGCAATAATAATACTAAACGCTAGACTGATCCAAAAATTATAAACAATTTCAGGACTTTGATCCAGTGCCCAACCCCCTAAAGGTGGCCCGATTAAATAGCCAATTGCCCAACATTGAGCATTAATTGCTAAGTAAATTCCGCGTAAAGAATCGGGGGCTAAATCAGCCACTAAAGACGAAGAAGCGGGAGTATAACAGATAACCGCCAGGGCTAAAATTCCTAATCCTAAACTGGCTAAAATTAACGCCTGGTTTTCTACCATTCCTGTCCAAGCAATGATAATAAATCCGACTCCCCATAATAACGCAGAAAAGCTTAAGGCTTGAGCATGGCTAAACCGATTTAACCATCGAGAAATCGGGAGTAGAAAGATAACAGAAATGGCAGTATAGCCAATAAATAACCAACTAATTATGCCCGCAGAAAATCCTCCATTAACAAAATTATTAAAATACAGGGGAAGGGTACTATTAATTTGGGAGACATAAACGGTAAACATAATATTAACAATAACATAAATTAATAGGGTGCGATCGCGCAATGCAATCCACCAGTTTGTCCCCCATCCTCTTTGATCAGGTTGAGATTGTTTAAAAGCGGTATTTGTTTCTTGAATTGCAACAAAAATTACACCAAAAAATACAATAAATGAAATACCATCAATCATAAATAAAGCCCGATAATTCCCAGATGTACTAATAATTAATCCTCCTAAAATTATTCCCAATTGTAAGCCAATATTATCCCCTAATCGCGTCAACGCATAGGCTTCATTGCGCTGTTTTCCTGTGGTTAAATCGGCAACAACCGCCTCCGTTGCAGGCCAATATAACCCAATCCCTAAACCCAATAATAAATTCCCTAAAACCACCCTTGTAAAGTCATTAGCTGTGGCTAAAATAAAAGAAGCGATCGCTGAAATAACGGCTGAAATTAACAGAGTAAAACGGCGACCCCAACGGGGAGAATCACACAACGAGCCCGCTAA
Above is a window of Planktothrix serta PCC 8927 DNA encoding:
- a CDS encoding Calx-beta domain-containing protein, which encodes MVLKPETDPTTGQLRLVGDNTAENVKFFPGELAVFPLGAFLLGGDDTVRGSSDPELIYGNLENDQLFGEGGNDTLFGGQGNDQISGDAGNDLLFGEAGNDQFIGFVNPDNPSELSGIEGDDTIYAGSGDDQIRENQGKDLIFGGQGNDELRSGLENDLVEGNDGDDFIGAEDGDDTVSGGNGNDQVRGDVGNDLVEGNVGDDQVSGGSENDTLFGGQGNDQLSGDDGDDRLSGDEGIDTLIGGDGKDIFVLDSRQLGSNPESSETIVDYKPGEDIIFLTGDLGFENLTSKPDPRTENSTILEAQSGGIVAVLQGIKPDQINRSNFIIPGVVEFSSDQFAVNENGTPINPITVVRNSGNDGEISVTVVPVPTPLTPGGNQINTNPIVVNFGNGDNTPKIINIPIVNDNVPNYAANVFLTLENPTNFAQLGTPNQATLDIIDDEIPPSAVGTLINPIPEASAQFGSALSPVANNFVGVGAPGQTNNQGIAYLFNLTTQQPTLTFRNPSPSAGNSAFGQSIATIVGDNVIIGAPQDSSLAPNSGAVYVFSTATGTPYLLVNNPTPDVFDLFGYSVATLGNNIIVGAPNDSTLAPAGGTAYLFDGNTGQLLQTFLNPNPQANDFFGASVAAVGGDRILIGAPASLTPGGGQQPGEAYIFDSVTGQLLQTFKNPIPGLDNFGYSVAWSGIGRDILIGAPGDDSGGIDTGTAFLLDGITGAVLQTYNAPKMEDYNQFGQAIALIGNDVLVGSPGYGLANLGGTFRYELRTGNLVQTYLSPVTDNADTDLNFGASVASVANLILVGVPGLDTTLPSVGAVNQFV
- a CDS encoding MFS transporter, which translates into the protein MGFRRNRFLAWLPQLNPQIFILAFGRLLSQIGTGFTLFYAPIFFVNQVGLSSTSVGLSLGLAQISGILGRVLAGSLCDSPRWGRRFTLLISAVISAIASFILATANDFTRVVLGNLLLGLGIGLYWPATEAVVADLTTGKQRNEAYALTRLGDNIGLQLGIILGGLIISTSGNYRALFMIDGISFIVFFGVIFVAIQETNTAFKQSQPDQRGWGTNWWIALRDRTLLIYVIVNIMFTVYVSQINSTLPLYFNNFVNGGFSAGIISWLFIGYTAISVIFLLPISRWLNRFSHAQALSFSALLWGVGFIIIAWTGMVENQALILASLGLGILALAVICYTPASSSLVADLAPDSLRGIYLAINAQCWAIGYLIGPPLGGWALDQSPEIVYNFWISLAFSIIIALLILKVLDRRIKRQKQANLKSNQ
- a CDS encoding polysaccharide deacetylase family protein, which produces MNTPFRFKLQLAPFFPYLHSILTPSFPRCLWRGNLSQPEIALTFDDGPHPEYTLELLKVLDQFQITASFFWLGQWVEQYPEIAQAVYQRGHWIGLHGYQHQSFPFLSEIELKQSLEKTQTAIFKACHLEPELILDVRPPNGFFLPQTLELLTAWGYRPVMWSVVPEDWLHPGVNVVTQRVIKQTQNGSIIVLHDGYFGGKDVAKTVQEIIPKLLEQNYRFVTISKFWQSAKPMI
- the rd gene encoding rubredoxin yields the protein MKKYVCTVCGYTYDPEYGDPDGGIDPGTPFEEISEDWICPLCQAEKKDFEVLEE
- a CDS encoding BaiN/RdsA family NAD(P)/FAD-dependent oxidoreductase, with product MSSIHPLKVIVIGGGAAGFFGAITCASHHPHTQVILLEAGQQPLAKVRISGGGRCNVTHACFEPTQFVQNYPRGSKALRGAFSRFQAKNTVEWFTRQGVQLKTESDGRMFPTTDDSATIVNCLIRVAEQAGVRIKTQVPVASISYNNSNPYPFKIQLKTGEFLESDRVLLATGNHPSGYRFVQALGHTIIPPVPSLFTFNLKDQRLQDLAGVSVSSVQVKLPEAKLEQTGPLLITHWGLSGPAILKLSAWGARVLYDCGYKSPLQINWLPQEHPEQLKEKLLTLKSEFPKRLISANCPVDLPRRLWKQLVNYIGIDEEKRWSEISNKSLNQLIQELTQGSYNITGKGVFKEEFVTCGGVNLKEVDFKTMESRCCPGLYLAGELLDIDGITGGFNFQSAWTTGWLAGQSIGK